A stretch of Oryza brachyantha chromosome 4, ObraRS2, whole genome shotgun sequence DNA encodes these proteins:
- the LOC102713735 gene encoding uncharacterized protein LOC102713735 produces the protein MPLDTSASAAYSRLSCILLNSDLDIGSRRNNTTAVGQGRDNLTIEASFCYAQPPLPSNLFVHCPGVTFPRSSIIVSTDEDLLLFRVPVAVEPPPKPIMYDDCDYIIYRAGRSPSLTPIPNPKPNFHDLDVGLLSRAGDLFTVAALVAKSTNEFTLHRFDSEVGNWSMKTVSLDAPRKPYPMTIPTNALRLNYHITTTVITLGGKSGTMGWVDLWSGILLYDLFPEDHERPMLWHMRLPLPMDLGKWVTELACPESTRGIASVIKDGKPCLKLAGLQIIEERLPYDDIETYMPCYRVNNWAITTWSNTIMVHSDSSDNWQEDFTVWAPDIIISDTVRSELLASGLLHRKPSQDGEETVELALQNLVVSEPIPSLNGEEEVVYLMARPKYFHPKAWALAIDIKNHTLLDVAEFGTAKDGVLPDVTYRSSAISKYLTQATPPVTRKT, from the exons ATGCCCCTCGatacctccgcctccgccgcctatTCCCGTCTATCATGCATCCTTCTCAACAGCGACCTTGATATCGGCAGCCGCCGCAACAACACCACGGCCGTCGGCCAAGGGAGGGATAACCTCACAATCGAGGCGTCCTTCTGCTATGCgcagccgccgctcccgtccaACCTCTTCGTCCATTGCCCCGGCGTAACCTTCCCCCGCAGCTCCATAATCGTCTCCACCGACGAAGATCTACTTCTCTTCCGCGTCCCGGTGGCCGTCGAACCGCCACCAAAACCCATCATGTACGACGACTGCGACTACATCATCTACCGTGCCGGTAGGTCCCCGTCTCTCACGCCTATTCCAAATCCGAAGCCCAACTTCCACGACCTGGACGTCGGCCTCCTTTCGCGCGCCGGAGATCTATTTACTGTTGCTGCCCTTGTTGCCAAATCCACAAATGAATTCACCCTTCATCGATTCGACTCTGAAGTTGGAAATTGGTCCATGAAGACGGTATCGCTGGATGCCCCGCGGAAGCCCTACCCGATGACGATCCCCACTAATGCGCTTCGGCTCAACTACCACATCACCACAACTGTTATCACGCTCGGAGGTAAATCTGGCACCATGGGTTGGGTCGATCTCTGGAGCGGCATCCTGCTCTATGACCTATTCCCTGAGGATCACGAGAGACCTATGCTATGGCACATGCGGCTGCCATTGCCGATGGATCTGGGAAAATGGGTAACGGAGCTAGCCTGCCCAGAGTCTACTCGTGGAATTGCATCTGTCATCAAGGATGGCAAGCCCTGTCTCAAGCTTGCTGGCCTGCAAATTATCGAGGAACGTCTTCCCTACGATGACATTGAAACATATATGCCCTGCTACAGAGTCAACAACTGGGCCATCACCACATGGAGCAACACTATTATGGTCCACTCTGATTCTTCCGACAATTGGCAAGAGGACTTCACCGTATGGGCTCCAGATATAATTATCAGTGATACTGTACGTTCAGAATTGTTGGCCTCTGGTTTGCTACACCGTAAACCGTCTCAAGATGGTGAAGAGACGGTGGAGCTTGCACTGCAAAATCTTGTGGTGTCTGAGCCCATACCAAGCCTGAATGGTGAAGAAGAGGTCGTTTATCTGATGGCCAGGCCAAAGTACTTCCACCCCAAAGCATGGGCCCTTGCTATTGACATCAAGAATCACACACTGCTAGATGTGGCTGAGTTTGGCACTGCTAAGGACGGAGTGCTTCCTGACGTCACCTATCGCTCTAGTGCCATTTCCAAATATTTAACTCAGGCAACCCCTCCAG TAACAAGGAAAACTTAG